A genomic stretch from Camelus dromedarius isolate mCamDro1 chromosome 10, mCamDro1.pat, whole genome shotgun sequence includes:
- the HRCT1 gene encoding histidine-rich carboxyl terminus protein 1 codes for MLGLLGSTTLVGLITGAAVAVLLLLLLLATCLSCRREEHDVERNRPVRRNRVRWAQSWVSRGRGHLGHLYHSRHPRRGTHMSHAGLHHHHHQTYHHAHHHAHRGRR; via the coding sequence ATGCTCGGCCTCCTGGGGAGCACAACCCTCGTGGGCTTGATCACAGGCGCTGCTGTGgctgttctgctgctgctgcttctgctggccACCTGCTTGTCCTGCAGACGGGAGGAACATGACGTGGAGAGGAACCGTCCTGTGAGGAGAAACCGAGTCAGGTGGGCCCAATCTTGGGTCTCCCGAGGTCGGGGTCACCTAGGCCACTTGTACCATTCCCGTCATCCCAGACGTGGGACTCACATGTCCCATGCGggcctccaccaccatcaccaccagacCTACCACCATGCCCACCACCACGCCCACCGAGGCCGCCGCTGA
- the SPAAR gene encoding small regulatory polypeptide of amino acid response — MESAVIGVVAVLFVVTVAITCVLCCFSCDSRAQDLQGGPGRSFTVATFRQEASLFTGPSCHAQPVAGARDFWTFM, encoded by the coding sequence ATGGAATCCGCAGTGATCGGAGTGGTGGCCGTGCTATTCGTGGTCACCGTGGCCATCACCTGCGTCCTTTGTTGCTTCAGCTGTGACTCGAGGGCCCAGGATCTTCAGGGGGGCCCGGGCCGCAGCTTTACAGTGGCCACGTTTCGCCAGGAGGCTTCTCTCTTCACGGGGCCAAGTTGCCACGCCCAGCCAGTGGCAGGTGCCCGGGACTTCTGGACCTTCATGTGA